A genomic region of Solanum dulcamara chromosome 2, daSolDulc1.2, whole genome shotgun sequence contains the following coding sequences:
- the LOC129880757 gene encoding probable tRNA N6-adenosine threonylcarbamoyltransferase, mitochondrial isoform X1 — protein sequence MVSLLPNLSSPISRLWRPSIAIATRKLQLHDKAVKPKWFSARCSTSASNENLVVLGIETSCDDTAAAVVNSNGEILSQVISSQAELLARYGGVAPKMAEEAHALVIDQVVQEALDKANLTGKDLTAVAVTIGPGLSLCLRIGVQKARNVASSHNLPLVGVHHMEAHTLVARLLERELQFPFMALLVSGGHNLLILARDLGDYIQLGTTIDDAIGEAYDKTAKWLGLDMRRSGGPAVEELAQEGDAKSVKFKVPMKQHKDCNFSYAGLKTQVRLAIEAKRINAEISLASASDEERQARADIAASFQRVAVLHLEEKCERAIEWALNIEPSINHLVVSGGVASNKYVRARLDEVVKRKGLKLVCPPPSLCTDNGVMVAWTGIEHFRLGRFDPPPPANEPEDAVLDLRPRWPLGEEYAEGKSEARSMRTARMHPSLTSLIKASIKQESQSAI from the exons ATGGTTTCCTTATTACCCAATTTGTCTTCACCAATTTCCCGTCTATGGAGACCCTCAATTGCAATTGCGACAAGGAAATTGCAATTGCATGATAAAGCAGTGAAACCCAAATGGTTTTCAGCTCGTTGTTCTACTTCAGCTTCTAATGAGAATTTAGTTGTTTTAGGCATTGAAACCAGCTGTGATGATACCGCTGCCGCTGTG GTAAATAGCAATGGTGAAATTCTCAGCCAAGTTATCTCTTCTCAG GCAGAACTGCTTGCTCGATATGGAGGAGTTGCTCCTAAGATGGCAGAGGAAGCACATGCACTGGTGATTGATCAG GTGGTACAAGAAGCGCTAGATAAAGCTAATCTGACTGGGAAGGATCTAACTGCAGTTGCTGTCACGATTGGTCCTGGTTTAAGCCTTTGTCTGCGAA TTGGTGTGCAGAAAGCAAGAAATGTTGCCAGCTCTCATAATTTACCTCTTGTCGGTGTCCATCACATGGAAGCTCACACTTTGGTTGCCAG gCTATTGGAAAGAGAGCTGCAGTTTCCTTTTATGGCCCTACTTGTCTCAG GAGGCCATAATCTTTTAATCCTTGCACGTGATCTTGGAGATTACATACAGCTTGGGACAACAATTGATGATGCAATTGGTGAGGCATATGACAAAACAGCAAAATGGCTTGGTCTTGATATGAGGAGGAGTGGGGGCCCTGCTGTAGAGGAGCTAGCTCAAGAAGGAGATGCCAAGTCTGTCAAATTTAAA GTCCCTATGAAACAACACAAGGATTGCAACTTCTCATATGCTGGTCTGAAGACGCAAGTGAGGTTGGCAATTGAAGCAAAAAGAAT CAATGCTGAAATCTCTCTTGCTTCAGCTTCTGACGAAGAGAGACAGGCTCGGGCAGATATTGCTGCCTCCTTTCAG CGAGTTGCTGTATTACATTTGGAGGAAAAGTGTGAAAGGGCAATTGAGTGGGCTTTGAACATTGAGCCTTCTATAAATCATTTG GTAGTGTCTGGAGGTGTTGCATCTAACAAGTATGTCAGAGCTCGGCTTGATGAGGTTGTGAAAAGGAAAGGGCTGAAACTTGTATGCCCCCCTCCAAGCCTTTGTACTGACAATG GTGTAATGGTTGCGTGGACTGGCATTGAGCATTTCCGTCTGGGCAGATTTGATCCTCCGCCTCCTGCAAATGAACCAGAAGATGCTGTG CTTGATTTGCGTCCAAGGTGGCCACTCGGTGAGGAGTATGCTGAAGGAAAAAGTGAAGCTCGTTCAATGAGAACAGCACGGATGCATCCATCACTTACCTCTCTCATTAAAGCATCTATCAAGCAAGAGTCACAGTCTGCAATTTAA
- the LOC129880757 gene encoding probable tRNA N6-adenosine threonylcarbamoyltransferase, mitochondrial isoform X2 produces the protein MWSRLFISWNRRDVGRNKKELLARYGGVAPKMAEEAHALVIDQVVQEALDKANLTGKDLTAVAVTIGPGLSLCLRIGVQKARNVASSHNLPLVGVHHMEAHTLVARLLERELQFPFMALLVSGGHNLLILARDLGDYIQLGTTIDDAIGEAYDKTAKWLGLDMRRSGGPAVEELAQEGDAKSVKFKVPMKQHKDCNFSYAGLKTQVRLAIEAKRINAEISLASASDEERQARADIAASFQRVAVLHLEEKCERAIEWALNIEPSINHLVVSGGVASNKYVRARLDEVVKRKGLKLVCPPPSLCTDNGVMVAWTGIEHFRLGRFDPPPPANEPEDAVLDLRPRWPLGEEYAEGKSEARSMRTARMHPSLTSLIKASIKQESQSAI, from the exons ATGTGGAGCAGACTTTTCATCTCATGGAACAGGAGGGATGTGGGGAGGAACAAAAAAG AACTGCTTGCTCGATATGGAGGAGTTGCTCCTAAGATGGCAGAGGAAGCACATGCACTGGTGATTGATCAG GTGGTACAAGAAGCGCTAGATAAAGCTAATCTGACTGGGAAGGATCTAACTGCAGTTGCTGTCACGATTGGTCCTGGTTTAAGCCTTTGTCTGCGAA TTGGTGTGCAGAAAGCAAGAAATGTTGCCAGCTCTCATAATTTACCTCTTGTCGGTGTCCATCACATGGAAGCTCACACTTTGGTTGCCAG gCTATTGGAAAGAGAGCTGCAGTTTCCTTTTATGGCCCTACTTGTCTCAG GAGGCCATAATCTTTTAATCCTTGCACGTGATCTTGGAGATTACATACAGCTTGGGACAACAATTGATGATGCAATTGGTGAGGCATATGACAAAACAGCAAAATGGCTTGGTCTTGATATGAGGAGGAGTGGGGGCCCTGCTGTAGAGGAGCTAGCTCAAGAAGGAGATGCCAAGTCTGTCAAATTTAAA GTCCCTATGAAACAACACAAGGATTGCAACTTCTCATATGCTGGTCTGAAGACGCAAGTGAGGTTGGCAATTGAAGCAAAAAGAAT CAATGCTGAAATCTCTCTTGCTTCAGCTTCTGACGAAGAGAGACAGGCTCGGGCAGATATTGCTGCCTCCTTTCAG CGAGTTGCTGTATTACATTTGGAGGAAAAGTGTGAAAGGGCAATTGAGTGGGCTTTGAACATTGAGCCTTCTATAAATCATTTG GTAGTGTCTGGAGGTGTTGCATCTAACAAGTATGTCAGAGCTCGGCTTGATGAGGTTGTGAAAAGGAAAGGGCTGAAACTTGTATGCCCCCCTCCAAGCCTTTGTACTGACAATG GTGTAATGGTTGCGTGGACTGGCATTGAGCATTTCCGTCTGGGCAGATTTGATCCTCCGCCTCCTGCAAATGAACCAGAAGATGCTGTG CTTGATTTGCGTCCAAGGTGGCCACTCGGTGAGGAGTATGCTGAAGGAAAAAGTGAAGCTCGTTCAATGAGAACAGCACGGATGCATCCATCACTTACCTCTCTCATTAAAGCATCTATCAAGCAAGAGTCACAGTCTGCAATTTAA
- the LOC129880760 gene encoding DNA repair protein RAD51 homolog 3, which produces MEVSSLPISASLRAKLISGGYTSLSSLFSISHSDIARDLKISENEALEILRVASQRRGSERSNGTSSIVNGAQSAWEMLNEEESLGRITTSCSKLDDILGGGISCKEVTEIGGVPGIGKTQLGIQLAVNAQIPMDYGGLQGKAIYIDTEGSFMVERALQIAEACLEDMQEYHGFLKRDLQACQVNMQPKDFLENIFYFRVCSYTEQIAVVNYLEKFISEHKDVKVVIIDSITFHFRQDFDDMALRTRLLGGMALKLMKLAKKYTLAVILLNQVTTKYTDGQYQLTLALGDSWSHACTNRVILYWNGNERYAYIDKSPSVRSAAAPYSVTGRGIRSSVSNCKRVKMM; this is translated from the exons ATGGAAGTTTCAAGTCTTCCGATATCGGCGTCGCTGAGAGCGAAGCTGATTTCCGGCGGCTAcacttctctttcttctctcttttccaTTTCTCATTCCGATATTGCCCGCG ATCTAAAGATTTCGGAAAATGAGGCGCTCGAGATTTTGAGAGTTGCATCACAAAGGAGGGGATCTGAAAGATCTAATGGAACTAGCTCTATTGTCAATG GAGCACAGAGTGCCTGGGAAATGCTAAACGAGGAGGAATCGCTTGGACGTATCACAACATCCTGTTCAAAGTTGGATGACATCTTGGGTGGGGGTATAAGTTGTAAAGAGGTTACTGAAATTG GCGGGGTGCCAGGAATTGGAAAAACTCAACTTGG GATACAACTTGCAGTGAACGCTCAAATTCCCATGGATTATGGTGGTCTTCAAGGCAAGGCAATATATATAG ACACAGAAGGCAGCTTCATGGTGGAGCGTGCTTTACAGATTGCTGAAGCTTGTTTGGAAGATATGCAGGAATATCATGGATTTTTAAAGAGGGATTTACAAGCTTGTCAAGTTAACATGCAGCCAAAGGATTTCCTTGAGAACATATTCTATTTTCGCGTTTGTAGTTACACAGAGCAAATTGCTGTTGTAAATTACTTGGAAAAGTTCATTTCAGAGCATAAAGAT GTTAAGGTTGTTATTATTGATAGCATTACATTCCATTTCCGTCAAGATTTTGATGACATGGCCCTTAGAACCCGACTACTGGGTGGAATGGCCTTAAAGTTGATGAAGCTTGCAAAGAAATATACTTTGGCA GTTATCCTCTTGAATCAAGTAACCACCAAGTATACAGACGGCCAATATCAATTGACTCTTGCATTAG GAGATAGCTGGTCACACGCTTGCACTAACCGGGTGATTTTATACTGGAATGGTAATGAAAGGTATGCATACATTGACAAGTCGCCTTCTGTTCGATCAGCAGCTGCTCCATATTCCGTAACAGGCAGAGGGATTCGGAGCTCTGTTTCAAACTGTAAACGAGTCAAGATGATGTAA
- the LOC129880754 gene encoding transketolase, chloroplastic, with the protein MASSSSSLTLSQAILSRSIPRHGSSSSTNSQLSPSSLSLPSFSGLKSTTAISFRRRIPSPTAAAGRNTAIRASASVETLEKTDNALVEKSVNTIRFLAIDAVEKANSGHPGLPMGCAPMGHILYDEIMRYNPKNPYWFNRDRFVLSAGHGCMLQYALLHLAGFDAVREEDLKSFRQWGSKTPGHPENFETPGVEVTTGPLGQGVANAVGLALSEKHLAARFNKPDAEIVDHYTYCILGDGCQMEGISQEAASLAGHWGLGKLIAFYDDNHISIDGDTEIAFTEDVGARYEGLGWHVIWVKNGNTGYDEIRAAIKEAKAVTDKPTLIKVTTTIGFGSPNKANSYSVHGSALGAKEVEATRQNLGWPYEPFHVPEDVKSHWSRHVPEGAALEAGWNTKFAEYEKKYPEEAADLKSIMTGELPADWEKALPTYTPESPADATRNLSQQNLNALAKVLPGFLGGSADLASSNMTLMKMFGDFQKSTPEERNIRFGVREHGMGAICNGIALHSPGLIPYCATFFVFTDYMRAAIRISALSESRVIYVMTHDSIGLGEDGPTHQPIEHLASFRAMPNVLMLRPADGNETAGAYRVAILKSKTPSILALSRQKLPQLAGTSIEGTAKGGYTISDNSSGNKPDVILIGTGSELEIAVKAADELRKEGKAVRVVSFVSWELFDEQSAEYKESVLPAAVTARVSIEAGSTFGWEKIVGSKGKAIGIDRFGASAPAGKIYKEYGITAEAVIAAAKQVS; encoded by the exons atggcttcttcttcttcttctctcactCTCTCTCAAGCTATCCTTTCTCGTTCAATTCCTCGCCatggttcttcttcttccactAACTCCCAGCTTTCCCCTTCTTCCCTCTCTCTTCCATCCTTTTCCGGCCTTAAATCCACTACTGCTATCTCCTTCCGCCGCCGTATTCCTTCCCCCACCGCCGCCGCCGGAAGAAACACGGCGATTCGTGCCTCAGCTTCTGTAGAGACTTTAGAGAAAACTGATAATGCCCTTGTTGAGAAATCTGTAAATACAATCAGATTTTTGGCTATTGATGCTGTTGAAAAGGCGAATTCGGGTCATCCGGGTTTACCTATGGGATGTGCTCCTATGGGTCATATATTGTACGATGAGATCATGAGGTATAACCCTAAGAACCCTTATTGGTTTAATCGTGATCGCTTTGTTCTCTCCGCCGGCCATGGATGTATGCTTCAGTATGCTTTGCTTCACCTCGCTGGCTTTGATGCTGTCAGG GAAGAGGACTTGAAGAGCTTCCGCCAGTGGGGAAGCAAAACCCCTGGACACCCTGAGAACTTTGAGACGCCTGGTGTTGAAGTCACTACTG GGCCTCTGGGACAAGGGGTTGCCAATGCGGTTGGCTTGGCTCTCTCAGAGAAGCACTTGGCTGCTCGTTTCAATAAGCCTGATGCTGAGATTGTAGACCACTACAC ATATTGTATTCTTGGTGATGGTTGCCAGATGGAGGGTATTTCACAAGAAGCTGCTTCTCTTGCTGGACACTGGGGGCTCGGAAAGCTGATTGCTTTCTATGATGACAACCACATATCAATCGATGGTGACACAGAAATCGCTTTCACCGAGGATGTTGGTGCTCGTTACGAGGGTCTTGGTTGGCATGTAATCTGGGTGAAGAACGGTAACACTGGTTATGATGAGATTCGTGCTGCCATTAAGGAAGCAAAAGCAGTCACAGACAAACCCACTCTGATCAAG GTGACTACAACCATCGGTTTTGGCTCACCCAATAAGGCAAACAGTTACAGTGTACATGGAAGCGCACTTGGAGCTAAGGAAGTAGAGGCCACTAGGCAGAACTTGGGGTGGCCTTATGAGCCTTTCCATGTACCTGAAGATGTCAAGAG CCACTGGAGCCGTCATGTTCCAGAGGGTGCTGCTCTTGAAGCTGGATGGAATACCAAGTTTGCTGAATATGAAAAGAAGTACCCAGAGGAAGCTGCAGACCTCAAATCCATCATGACTGGTGAACTACCTGCTGACTGGGAGAAAGCCCTTCCT ACCTACACACCTGAAAGTCCAGCGGATGCCACCAGAAACCTGTCCCAACAAAACTTGAATGCTCTTGCCAAGGTTCTTCCTGGTTTCCTTGGTGGTAGTGCTGATCTTGCCTCATCAAACATGACCCTCATGAAAATGTTTGGCGACTTCCAAAAGAGCACCCCAGAGGAGCGTAATATAAGGTTTGGTGTTCGTGAACATGGTATGGGAGCTATCTGTAATGGAATTGCTCTCCACAGCCCGGGCTTAATTCCCTATTGTGCTACTTTCTTTGTTTTTACTGACTACATGAGAGCAGCCATTAGAATTTCAGCTTTGTCTGAATCACGCGTTATCTATGTTATGACCCACGATTCAATTGGGCTTGGAGAAGATGGACCTACACATCAGCCCATTGAGCACTTGGCAAGTTTCCGTGCAATGCCCAATGTTCTGATGCTCCGTCCGGCGGATGGTAACGAAACAGCCGGTGCTTACAGGGTGGCCATCCTCAAGAGTAAGACACCATCAATCCTGGCTCTTTCTCGGCAAAAGTTGCCCCAGCTTGCTGGAACTTCTATTGAAGGAACAGCAAAGGGTGGCTACACTATATCAGACAACTCTTCAGGCAACAAGCCTGATGTCATTTTGATTGGTACTGGCTCAGAGCTGGAAATTGCTGTCAAGGCTGCTGATGAACTCAGAAAGGAAGGAAAGGCGGTGAGAGTTGTCTCCTTCGTTTCTTGGGAGCTTTTCGATGAGCAATCAGCTGAGTACAAGGAAAGTGTCCTTCCAGCAGCTGTTACCGCTAGAGTTAGCATTGAAGCTGGAAGCACATTTGGGTGGGAGAAGATCGTCGGATCCAAGGGGAAGGCCATTGGAATTGACAGATTCGGTGCCAGTGCCCCTGCTGGAAAAATATACAAGGAGTATGGAATTACAGCAGAGGCTGTTATAGCTGCAGCTAAACAAGTTTCTTAG